The nucleotide sequence ACCGTCGACGTACACGGCGACCGACGCCCCCACGTCCTTGTCGTCCAGCGAGGCGGACAGCGCCTCGCGTACCGCGGCGAACCGGTCCGTGCACGTGCCATGAGTCAGCGCCATGAGGGGAAGGTAACGGGTGGCCGTCGGACCGGGCCATCGAATAAACAGGGCACAGCCGCGAAGACGTTGCCCCGGATCTCGCTGTCGGTGTCCGAGACGCGCGTCACGCCCCGGCGGCGGATGCCGCTGCCGCTGCCGCTGCCGCTGCCGCCGGATGGTGTGGCGTGGCGGCTGCCGAGAACGTGGCGCAGCCCTTCCGCGATCTCGGCCAACAGCCGCCGTCGGCCGGCTCCCGCCACCGTGCCTGCCCCGGCTCCTGACCCTGCCGTTGCCGTTGCCGTTGCCGTTGCCGTTGCCGTTGCCGTTGCCGCCCAACGGCTGGAACCTGTCCTGGTCGGACTGGAAGGCCGGGAGCGCTCTCTGACTCCGCGACACCGATCAGCGCCATGGCCTCGCACCGTTCTCCGGCGCCCCTGGTAGGGCGCCCCTTCCCGCATCCCATAGGCTGATCCGCCGCAGCTGTCGTACGACAAGAGCGTGGTGGGAAATGCCGCTGAGGGACGACGATCCCACCGTCATAGACGGCTATGTCCTGCAGGACCGGCTCGGCTCGGGTGGCATGGGGATCGTCTATCTCGCCCGGTCCGCGTCGGGGCGGCTGGTCGCGATCAAGCTGGTGCACGCCCAGTACTGCGACGACGATGAGTTCCGGTCCCGGTTCCGGCAGGAGGTCGCCGCGGCGCGGCGGGTGAGCGGGGCGTTCACCACCCCCGTGGTCGACGCCGACCCCGAGGCGACCCGGCCGTGGATGGCGACGCTGTACGTGCCGGGGCCGACCCTCTCCGATCTGGTGCGCGAGGAGGGTCCGCTGAGCGGGGCCGCCATCCGAGGGCTCGCGCTCGGGCTCGTCGAGGCGCTGCGGGACATCCACCGGGCGGGCGTCGTGCACCGGGACCTGAAACCGGCGAACGTCCTCATGGCCGAGGACGGTCCGCGGGTCATCGACTTCGGCATCTCGCGTGCCGCTGACAACCTGCAACTCACCGTGACCGGCCGGGTGATCGGGACGCCGCCGTTCATGTCCCCGGAGCAACTGCGCTCACCACGGGACGTCACCAACGCGTCGGACGTGTTCTCCCTGGGGTCGCTGCTGGTGTACGCGGCGAGCGGGCACAGCCCGTTCAAGGCGGAGAGCCCCTATCTGGCGGGCTACCAGGTCATGTTCGAGGCACCGAAGCTGGACGCGGTGCCCGAGCCGTTGCGGAGCATCGCCGGACGATGCCTGGACAAGGACCCCACGGCCCGGCCGGACCTCGCCGAACTGCACCGCCTGTTCCTGGAGTTGCCGACCTCCCCCGAAGCCGGCCCCGTTTCCACCGAGGCCGCGCCCGTGCCGTCCGACCGGCCCACGGACCATGGGCGAACAGAAGGGGGACAGGCGGACACCACAACGGCGAACGACCGACCGGCGCGCGACCGGCCGACGCACGAACCCCGCGCGAAACGCCGCGCCGGACGGCAGTTGATCCTCGTCGGCCTCGGCGCCGCCCTCACCGTCACCGCGCTGAGCGCCGCGCTGCTCGCGTACGTGAGCGCCGAGGACAGCGCGACGCCGTCCGCCACCGACACCGCCGTCGACTACCGTTCCGTGTCCCTCCCCAAGGGCTGGCAGCCATGGCGTACCCCGCTGCGGAACGACACCGGCTTCCCCTCCGAATACGTCGCGACCGGCTACAAGGAACCGGGGTGTCTGACGGACGGAACGGACCTGTACTGCGGCGGTACGGGCTTCGTCGTCGCGAAGGTCGACGCCGGCACCGGAAGGATGGGCTGGCGGCACGGCACCCTCCCCCAGACCTCGCACCCCATCGGCGTGCGGGACGGCCTGGCCTTCGTCTACGCGGAACCCGACACCACCCATCGGCGCCTGGTGGCCCTGGACACCAGGACAGGGAAGCAGCGGTGGGCCCGGTCCATCAGCGC is from Streptomyces sp. NBC_01314 and encodes:
- a CDS encoding PQQ-binding-like beta-propeller repeat protein, encoding MPLRDDDPTVIDGYVLQDRLGSGGMGIVYLARSASGRLVAIKLVHAQYCDDDEFRSRFRQEVAAARRVSGAFTTPVVDADPEATRPWMATLYVPGPTLSDLVREEGPLSGAAIRGLALGLVEALRDIHRAGVVHRDLKPANVLMAEDGPRVIDFGISRAADNLQLTVTGRVIGTPPFMSPEQLRSPRDVTNASDVFSLGSLLVYAASGHSPFKAESPYLAGYQVMFEAPKLDAVPEPLRSIAGRCLDKDPTARPDLAELHRLFLELPTSPEAGPVSTEAAPVPSDRPTDHGRTEGGQADTTTANDRPARDRPTHEPRAKRRAGRQLILVGLGAALTVTALSAALLAYVSAEDSATPSATDTAVDYRSVSLPKGWQPWRTPLRNDTGFPSEYVATGYKEPGCLTDGTDLYCGGTGFVVAKVDAGTGRMGWRHGTLPQTSHPIGVRDGLAFVYAEPDTTHRRLVALDTRTGKQRWARSISATDAPYLYDGGILTLAPDHRELVAYSTAGKELWRSSVPDSVHCVPTVLGDDPYELCWTGDDFLDTRPFELVRLDPDDGTRQELAALTKKSLALGAVDGRPLFLKAQTTEEVYQAGYERPYNAFLRVDPDTGKTTRIPLERALRGSATLVDGVVYFVRTNGSVTAVSATSGKELWQRSTDMENLSAPVVSAARDEIYFANRFGRLLALEQTTGGELWRTDALDDPGDIAAEALPRVLLVDDAIVAVAGDTAFSVSPDEPKARPSTSAAGD